The Saccharopolyspora gloriosae genome has a segment encoding these proteins:
- a CDS encoding DUF485 domain-containing protein, whose amino-acid sequence MSDATQTAIRAYPQHRARRRTPKPFAGIERSTDSTLRSGPDYQAIAASSEFHAIRRKVITFVFPMTALFLLWYLGYVLLAAYRTEFMAQPVFGEINIGLLMGIGQFVSTVLITTAYVRFSERFVDPRIEELRAEVDAAPQQADVDGERR is encoded by the coding sequence ATGAGCGACGCTACTCAAACCGCGATACGCGCGTATCCCCAGCACCGAGCCAGGAGGAGAACACCGAAACCCTTCGCCGGAATCGAACGCAGCACCGACTCCACACTGCGATCCGGACCGGATTACCAGGCCATCGCGGCGAGCTCCGAATTTCACGCAATCCGCCGCAAGGTGATCACGTTCGTATTTCCGATGACCGCGTTATTCCTGCTCTGGTATCTCGGTTACGTGCTCCTCGCGGCATACCGAACCGAGTTCATGGCGCAGCCCGTGTTCGGCGAGATCAACATCGGGCTGCTCATGGGCATCGGCCAATTCGTGTCCACAGTGCTCATCACCACCGCTTATGTCCGCTTCTCCGAGCGCTTCGTCGACCCCCGGATCGAGGAGCTCCGAGCCGAAGTGGACGCGGCCCCGCAGCAAGCGGACGTGGACGGTGAGCGCCGATGA
- a CDS encoding cation acetate symporter, whose product MNHPVTALARDAPGGSLLPAAGPAVNTAIFAAFVLITLFVVYRGSSRSTTNDYFAAGGSFTGAQNGIALSGDFLSAASFLGIAGAIAVHGYDGFLYSIGFLVAWLINLLLIAERMRNTGRFTMGDVLSFRMRRRPVRAAAAISTLAITFVYMIAQMAGAGGLVALLLNVHDPGGQALVIAVVGVIMVLYVLVGGMKGTTWVQIAKAALLFVCVGLLTIFLIGKFSYDISKLLTYAAENNPNGRDIFAPGVQYGLSSMTRLDFVSLSLALVLGVGGLPHVLMRFYTVPNAKEARRSVVWAVWTMALFYLCTLIIGYGAAALVGTPAILDAPGGENSAAPLLAYQVGGTVLLGIVAAVAFATILAVVAGLTLTASASFAHDVYANVLRDGDADSGRVVRVARYTALVIGGLSIAGGIAVNGQNIAFLVGLAFAFAASANLSTLLYSLFWRRFNTAGTLWGIYSGLTSCLLLVLLSPVVSGSPDSIFPGVDFALFPLRNPGIVSIPISFLFAAIGTLFSDESADHERQAEMEVRSLTGIGADKA is encoded by the coding sequence ATGAACCACCCGGTCACCGCCCTCGCACGGGACGCCCCCGGCGGCTCCCTGCTCCCCGCCGCAGGCCCCGCGGTGAACACGGCGATCTTCGCCGCGTTCGTGCTGATCACCCTGTTCGTCGTCTATCGAGGAAGCAGCCGCAGCACGACGAACGACTACTTCGCCGCGGGCGGCTCGTTCACCGGCGCGCAGAACGGGATCGCCCTGTCCGGCGACTTCCTGTCCGCCGCCTCGTTCCTCGGCATCGCCGGGGCCATCGCGGTGCACGGCTACGACGGGTTCCTGTACTCGATCGGGTTCCTGGTCGCGTGGCTGATCAACCTGCTGCTCATCGCCGAGCGGATGCGCAACACCGGCCGGTTCACGATGGGCGACGTGCTCAGCTTCCGGATGCGCAGGCGTCCGGTGCGCGCCGCCGCCGCGATCTCCACACTCGCGATCACCTTCGTCTACATGATCGCCCAGATGGCCGGTGCGGGCGGACTCGTCGCGCTGCTGCTCAACGTGCACGACCCCGGTGGCCAAGCGCTCGTGATCGCCGTCGTCGGCGTGATCATGGTGCTCTACGTGCTGGTCGGCGGCATGAAGGGCACCACATGGGTGCAGATCGCCAAAGCGGCCCTGCTGTTCGTGTGCGTCGGCCTGCTGACGATCTTCCTGATCGGCAAGTTCAGCTACGACATCTCCAAGCTGCTCACCTACGCCGCCGAGAACAACCCGAACGGCCGGGACATCTTCGCGCCGGGCGTGCAATACGGACTGTCCTCGATGACCAGGCTGGACTTCGTCTCGCTGTCGCTGGCACTGGTGCTCGGCGTCGGCGGCCTGCCGCACGTGCTGATGCGCTTCTACACCGTCCCGAACGCCAAGGAGGCCCGCCGCTCGGTCGTGTGGGCGGTGTGGACGATGGCGCTGTTCTACCTGTGCACCCTGATCATCGGGTACGGCGCGGCCGCGCTGGTCGGCACGCCTGCCATCCTCGACGCCCCCGGCGGGGAGAACTCCGCGGCGCCGCTGCTCGCCTACCAGGTCGGCGGGACCGTGCTGCTCGGGATCGTGGCCGCGGTCGCGTTCGCGACGATCCTGGCCGTCGTCGCCGGCCTCACGCTGACCGCCTCGGCCTCGTTCGCCCACGACGTCTACGCCAACGTGCTCCGCGACGGTGACGCCGACTCCGGCCGGGTGGTGCGGGTCGCGCGGTACACCGCGCTGGTGATCGGCGGCCTGTCGATCGCGGGCGGCATCGCCGTCAACGGCCAGAACATCGCGTTCCTGGTGGGGCTGGCGTTCGCGTTCGCCGCCTCGGCGAACCTGTCCACCTTGCTGTACTCGCTGTTCTGGCGGCGGTTCAACACCGCGGGCACGTTGTGGGGGATCTACAGCGGACTGACGTCCTGCCTGCTGCTGGTGCTGCTCTCGCCGGTCGTCTCCGGATCGCCGGATTCGATCTTCCCGGGCGTGGACTTCGCGCTGTTCCCGCTGCGCAATCCGGGCATCGTGTCGATCCCGATCTCGTTCTTGTTCGCCGCGATCGGCACGCTGTTCAGCGACGAGTCCGCCGACCACGAGCGGCAGGCCGAGATGGAGGTCCGTTCCCTCACCGGGATCGGCGCCGACAAAGCCTGA
- a CDS encoding SH3 domain-containing protein, with translation MHTIRNAVLAGVAALVLPMNGLATGVAHFVFEFGQRLAELSREAGVDRYGDFRMPGVNLRAGPNTSSVVLGVGNPGDRVKLRRQVAGEHVTCPGGAQENTWWQVLDRRTRITGYTSACYL, from the coding sequence ATGCACACGATCCGGAATGCCGTGCTCGCCGGAGTGGCCGCACTAGTGCTGCCGATGAACGGACTGGCGACCGGTGTGGCGCACTTCGTGTTCGAATTCGGCCAGCGGCTCGCCGAGCTGAGCAGGGAAGCCGGGGTGGACCGCTACGGCGACTTCCGGATGCCCGGCGTGAACCTGCGGGCAGGCCCGAACACCTCGTCGGTCGTGCTCGGCGTCGGCAACCCCGGCGACCGGGTCAAGCTGCGCCGCCAGGTCGCAGGAGAGCACGTGACCTGCCCGGGCGGGGCGCAGGAGAACACCTGGTGGCAGGTGCTCGACCGCCGCACCCGCATCACCGGCTACACCAGCGCCTGCTACCTGTAA
- a CDS encoding FAD-binding dehydrogenase, translating to MAFDADVIVVGAGLAGLVATAELADAGRRVLLLDQEPEASLGGQAHWSFGGLFLVDSPEQRRLGVKDSPELAWQDWQGTAGFDRDDDHWPRRWAEAYVDFAAGEKRAWLREQGLQLFPLVQWAERGGSLATGHGNSVPRFHITWGTGPGVLEPFLRRVRAAEERGLVSLRFRHRVTGLDTTGGAVDGVRGEILEPSAVSRGQRSSRAVAGEFSLRAQAVVVTSGGIGANLDLVRRNWPARLGPAPQKMIAGVPDHVDGKMLEIVGDTGGRVINSDRMWHYTEGIRNYDPVWTDHGIRILPGPSSFWIDAVGRRLPPPLFPGSDTLATLAHINASGHDHTWFVLNRRIISREFALSGSEQNPDLTGRSVAEVLARGGEVTPGPVAEFVKRGADFVTRRTLPELVRGMNELTGADLIDAERLERDIVARDRQVTSGLGKDAQVSLIRAARHYSVDRLVRVAAPHRLLDPAAGPLVAVRLSLLTRKTLGGVETDLDARVLGADGAPLAGLYAAGEVAGFGGGGMHGYRSLEGTFLGGCLFSGRAAGRAAARATA from the coding sequence GTGGCGTTCGACGCCGATGTCATCGTCGTGGGGGCCGGGCTGGCGGGGCTGGTCGCGACCGCCGAGCTCGCCGACGCCGGCCGCCGGGTACTCCTGCTCGACCAGGAGCCCGAGGCTTCGCTGGGCGGGCAGGCGCACTGGTCGTTCGGCGGCCTGTTCCTCGTGGACTCCCCGGAGCAGCGCAGGCTGGGCGTCAAGGACTCGCCTGAACTGGCTTGGCAGGACTGGCAGGGCACCGCCGGATTCGACCGGGACGACGACCACTGGCCGCGACGCTGGGCCGAGGCCTACGTGGACTTCGCGGCCGGGGAGAAGCGCGCCTGGCTGCGGGAGCAGGGGCTGCAGCTGTTCCCGCTGGTGCAGTGGGCCGAACGCGGTGGTTCGCTCGCGACCGGACACGGGAACTCGGTGCCGCGCTTCCACATCACCTGGGGAACCGGCCCCGGCGTGCTCGAACCGTTCCTGCGCCGGGTGCGGGCCGCCGAGGAGCGCGGCCTGGTGTCGCTGCGCTTCCGGCACCGGGTGACCGGCCTGGACACCACCGGCGGCGCCGTCGACGGGGTGCGCGGCGAGATCCTGGAGCCCAGCGCCGTGTCGCGCGGGCAACGCAGCTCCCGGGCGGTGGCGGGGGAGTTCTCGCTGCGCGCCCAGGCCGTCGTGGTCACCTCCGGCGGCATCGGGGCGAACCTGGACCTGGTGCGCAGGAACTGGCCCGCCCGGCTCGGGCCTGCGCCGCAGAAGATGATCGCCGGCGTGCCCGATCACGTGGACGGGAAGATGCTGGAGATCGTCGGCGACACCGGTGGCCGCGTCATCAACTCCGACCGGATGTGGCACTACACCGAAGGAATCCGCAACTACGATCCGGTGTGGACCGATCATGGAATCCGCATCCTGCCGGGGCCTTCGTCGTTCTGGATCGACGCGGTCGGCCGCCGGTTGCCGCCGCCGCTGTTCCCCGGCTCGGACACGCTCGCGACGCTGGCGCACATCAACGCATCCGGCCACGACCACACCTGGTTCGTGCTGAACCGGCGCATCATCAGCCGCGAGTTCGCACTGTCCGGTTCGGAGCAGAATCCCGACCTCACCGGCCGCAGCGTCGCCGAGGTGCTGGCGCGCGGCGGTGAGGTGACTCCCGGTCCGGTGGCCGAGTTCGTCAAACGCGGCGCCGATTTCGTCACCCGCCGCACGCTGCCGGAACTGGTGCGCGGCATGAACGAGCTCACGGGCGCCGACTTGATCGACGCGGAGCGGCTGGAACGCGACATCGTGGCGCGGGACCGGCAGGTCACCTCGGGGCTGGGCAAGGACGCGCAGGTGTCGCTGATCCGCGCGGCTCGGCACTACAGCGTGGACCGGCTGGTGCGGGTCGCCGCGCCGCACCGGCTGCTGGATCCGGCGGCGGGACCGCTGGTGGCGGTCCGGTTGTCGCTGCTGACCCGCAAGACGCTCGGCGGGGTCGAGACGGACCTCGACGCGCGGGTGCTCGGGGCGGACGGTGCGCCGCTGGCCGGCCTGTACGCGGCGGGTGAGGTCGCCGGGTTCGGTGGCGGAGGGATGCACGGGTACCGCTCGTTGGAGGGAACCTTCCTCGGTGGTTGCCTGTTCTCCGGCCGGGCGGCCGGTCGTGCCGCGGCACGTGCGACGGCGTGA
- a CDS encoding NAD(P)-dependent alcohol dehydrogenase: MRAVRVHAYGEKPVVESVPDPAVREPLDVLVEVGAAGVCRTDLHIIEGQWADKSGVGLPYIIGHENAGTVREVGSAVSNVQPGDKVILHPLVTCGLCRACRSGDDVHCENSLFPGIDTDGGMAELLRTNARSVVKLDDGLAPAEVAALADAGLTAYHAVRKAVPLLYPGTHIVMIGAGGLGHIGLQSLVALTPAEITVVDRSPEALELAEQLGAHHTVAADGNHVDAVRDLTGGKGAHVVLDFVGENGTEADGVAMTRDAGSYFVIGYGGRVDVPTIDIISREINVIGNLVGSYNDLDELMTLTAQGKVSLRTRTYPLDAALDALADLDAGRIPGGRAILVP; encoded by the coding sequence GTGCGAGCCGTCAGAGTGCACGCATACGGCGAGAAACCCGTGGTCGAATCGGTCCCCGATCCGGCCGTGCGGGAACCGCTGGACGTGCTGGTCGAAGTCGGCGCGGCAGGCGTGTGCCGCACCGACCTGCACATCATCGAAGGGCAGTGGGCCGACAAGAGCGGCGTCGGACTGCCGTACATCATCGGCCACGAGAACGCCGGGACCGTCCGCGAAGTCGGCAGCGCGGTGAGCAACGTGCAACCCGGCGACAAGGTCATCCTGCATCCGCTGGTCACCTGCGGACTGTGCCGAGCGTGTCGCAGCGGCGACGACGTGCACTGCGAGAACTCCCTGTTCCCCGGCATCGACACCGATGGCGGGATGGCGGAGCTGCTGCGCACCAACGCGCGCTCGGTGGTCAAGCTCGACGACGGGCTGGCCCCCGCCGAGGTGGCCGCGCTCGCCGACGCCGGGCTCACCGCTTACCACGCGGTGCGCAAAGCGGTGCCGCTGCTCTACCCGGGCACGCACATCGTGATGATCGGTGCGGGCGGGCTCGGGCACATCGGGCTGCAATCGCTCGTGGCGCTGACCCCCGCGGAGATCACCGTGGTGGACCGGTCACCGGAGGCGCTCGAGCTCGCCGAGCAGCTCGGCGCGCACCACACCGTCGCCGCCGACGGGAACCACGTCGACGCCGTGCGGGACCTCACCGGCGGCAAGGGCGCCCACGTGGTGCTCGACTTCGTCGGCGAGAACGGCACCGAAGCCGACGGGGTCGCCATGACCAGGGACGCCGGGTCCTACTTCGTCATCGGCTACGGCGGCCGGGTCGACGTGCCCACCATCGACATCATCTCCCGCGAGATCAACGTGATCGGCAACCTCGTCGGCTCCTACAACGACCTCGACGAGCTGATGACGCTGACCGCGCAAGGGAAGGTCTCGCTGCGCACCCGCACCTACCCGCTCGACGCCGCGCTGGACGCGCTCGCCGACCTCGACGCCGGACGCATTCCCGGTGGTCGCGCCATCCTCGTTCCCTGA
- a CDS encoding amidohydrolase family protein, giving the protein MYEKDGTQYFIVDSHIHAWDGTPANQANRYGEGFLNCFYDYHRNLSPESALWTHEQFQKQSEEKILHDLFEVGYVDKAIFQPTYLTDFFVNGFNTTEQDGALAEKHPDKFIVNGGWDPRDGEAGLAALERLAERWQLKGTKLYTAEWKGESKGWKLTDPWSYRYLEKCQELGIRNIHIHKGPTIYPLNRDAFDVADVDDVASAFPELNFIVEHVGLPRLEDFCWIATQEPNVYGGLAVAMAFMHHRPRYFAQIIGELLFWLDENRITFSSDYAIWTPKWLVEQFVDFQIPEDMQSEYGVLTTDIKRKILGLNAAALYDIEVPAGMRAAEPEIPVGREPVASELNKEAMSS; this is encoded by the coding sequence ATGTACGAAAAAGACGGCACTCAGTACTTCATCGTCGACAGCCACATCCACGCGTGGGACGGGACCCCGGCCAACCAGGCCAACCGCTACGGCGAGGGCTTCCTGAACTGCTTCTACGACTACCACCGCAACCTCAGCCCGGAGTCGGCGCTGTGGACCCACGAGCAGTTCCAGAAGCAGAGCGAGGAGAAGATCCTCCACGACCTGTTCGAAGTGGGCTACGTCGACAAGGCCATCTTCCAGCCGACCTACCTCACCGACTTCTTCGTCAACGGCTTCAACACCACCGAACAGGACGGTGCGCTGGCGGAGAAGCACCCGGACAAGTTCATCGTCAACGGTGGCTGGGACCCGCGCGACGGTGAGGCCGGGCTGGCCGCGCTGGAACGGCTGGCGGAGCGCTGGCAGCTCAAGGGGACGAAGCTCTACACCGCCGAGTGGAAGGGCGAGTCGAAGGGCTGGAAGCTGACCGACCCGTGGTCCTACCGGTACCTGGAGAAGTGCCAGGAACTCGGCATCCGCAACATCCACATCCACAAGGGACCGACGATCTACCCGCTCAACCGGGACGCCTTCGACGTCGCCGACGTCGACGACGTGGCCTCGGCGTTCCCCGAGCTGAACTTCATCGTGGAGCACGTGGGCCTGCCGCGGCTGGAGGACTTCTGCTGGATCGCGACCCAGGAACCCAACGTCTACGGCGGACTGGCGGTGGCGATGGCGTTCATGCACCACCGGCCGCGCTACTTCGCGCAGATCATCGGTGAACTGCTGTTCTGGCTGGACGAGAACCGCATCACCTTCTCCAGCGACTATGCGATCTGGACGCCGAAGTGGCTGGTGGAGCAGTTCGTCGACTTCCAGATCCCGGAGGACATGCAGTCCGAGTACGGCGTGCTCACCACCGACATCAAGCGCAAGATCCTCGGCTTGAACGCCGCGGCGCTCTACGACATCGAGGTGCCCGCCGGGATGCGCGCCGCCGAGCCGGAGATCCCGGTTGGACGCGAGCCGGTCGCTTCGGAGCTGAACAAGGAGGCGATGTCGTCATGA
- a CDS encoding iron-sulfur cluster assembly protein, translating to MTTAVSLETEVWRALDTVLDPELDQPVTELDFVAGLEVDGDDVHVDLRLPTYFCAPNFAYLMVADAHDAVAELPGVRRVRVRLLDHFASEEINAGVAAGDGFDAAFPGLAAGELEELRRTFLRKAHLAYQEQVAQELLRAGTELDDLVHVRLGGLQGGAALDRLRRRRDQLGLPSGPDALLMIDENGAAVPVEGLSAKLRFARTTRVSIEGNAGWCRGLLDTRYGSGGTTGRSGLH from the coding sequence ATGACCACCGCCGTGAGCCTGGAAACCGAGGTGTGGCGGGCGCTGGACACCGTGCTCGACCCGGAGCTCGACCAGCCCGTCACCGAGCTGGACTTCGTGGCGGGACTGGAGGTCGACGGGGACGACGTGCACGTCGACCTCCGGCTGCCCACGTACTTCTGCGCGCCGAACTTCGCCTATTTGATGGTCGCCGACGCGCACGACGCCGTGGCGGAACTGCCCGGTGTGCGGCGGGTGCGGGTCCGGCTGCTGGATCACTTCGCCTCCGAGGAGATCAACGCGGGGGTCGCGGCGGGCGACGGTTTCGACGCCGCGTTCCCCGGTCTGGCCGCCGGTGAGCTGGAGGAGCTGCGGCGCACGTTCCTGCGCAAAGCGCACTTGGCCTACCAGGAACAAGTCGCGCAGGAACTGCTCCGCGCGGGCACCGAACTGGACGATCTGGTGCACGTCCGGCTCGGCGGTCTCCAGGGCGGCGCCGCGCTGGATCGGCTGCGCAGACGCCGGGACCAGCTCGGGCTGCCGTCCGGGCCGGACGCGCTGCTGATGATCGACGAGAACGGCGCGGCCGTCCCCGTCGAGGGCCTCTCGGCCAAGCTGCGGTTCGCGCGCACGACCCGCGTCAGCATCGAGGGCAATGCCGGTTGGTGTCGTGGTCTGCTCGACACCCGTTACGGATCGGGCGGGACCACCGGCCGGTCTGGCCTACATTGA
- a CDS encoding IclR family transcriptional regulator, producing the protein MSALPTGGRDPQPTGAKAPSGTLQSVGRALRVLEAIAASPCGISAKDLAAELDLTLPTTYHLLTTLVEAGHVVHLTEQHVFALGYKARFLGQALSRQLAVQPEIAGAIRRLHQHADAAAYYAIYRDTEVVIAHVEDSDRRPRVQPLDVGFHQAAHATAFGKIMLAAMAPEQRARYLEQAGMVPCTPSTIRTAAALEDHLSHVHQSQIALEIAEFQPGLACMASPVFDPAGCVTASVAISLPIAEFRARRWAVERAVRQGAVRVTRSLVSRPAG; encoded by the coding sequence ATGAGCGCGCTGCCCACCGGCGGACGAGACCCGCAGCCCACCGGCGCCAAGGCGCCTTCGGGAACGTTGCAGTCGGTGGGCCGAGCGTTGCGGGTGCTGGAGGCCATCGCGGCCTCCCCGTGCGGGATCAGCGCGAAGGACCTCGCCGCCGAGCTCGATCTGACCTTGCCGACCACCTATCACCTGCTCACGACGCTGGTGGAGGCCGGACACGTGGTGCACCTGACGGAGCAGCACGTGTTCGCGCTGGGTTACAAGGCTCGGTTCCTCGGGCAGGCGTTGTCCCGGCAGCTCGCTGTGCAACCGGAGATCGCCGGGGCGATCCGGCGGTTGCACCAGCACGCCGATGCGGCGGCGTACTACGCGATCTACCGGGACACCGAGGTCGTCATCGCGCACGTGGAGGATTCCGATCGGCGGCCTCGGGTGCAGCCGTTGGACGTGGGTTTCCACCAGGCCGCGCACGCGACGGCGTTCGGCAAGATCATGCTGGCGGCGATGGCTCCGGAGCAGCGTGCGCGCTACCTGGAGCAGGCCGGGATGGTTCCGTGCACGCCGTCGACGATTCGCACCGCCGCCGCGCTGGAGGATCACCTTTCGCACGTGCACCAGTCGCAGATCGCGCTGGAGATCGCCGAGTTCCAGCCCGGTCTGGCGTGCATGGCCTCGCCGGTGTTCGACCCGGCGGGCTGCGTGACCGCGTCGGTGGCCATCTCGTTGCCGATCGCGGAGTTCCGCGCCCGGCGGTGGGCGGTGGAGCGCGCCGTCCGGCAGGGCGCCGTCCGGGTCACGCGGTCGCTGGTCAGCAGGCCGGCGGGGTGA
- a CDS encoding peptidase inhibitor family I36 protein: MHAAISKIRTTRPQARPLWISRRAVLAPVLAAGIALSALGGTVAQAGPAEPIPCLDGAFCAYPHVEYQGEPHRAELRTTALEECVALPPQPETKSFVNQTGKPVTVYQDPTCDTHADFSTYPPGSFVPRSDYVARAIKVWSR, encoded by the coding sequence ATGCACGCCGCCATTTCCAAGATCAGGACCACGCGTCCCCAGGCCCGTCCACTGTGGATTTCGCGACGGGCCGTGCTCGCACCGGTACTCGCCGCCGGGATAGCGCTGAGCGCGCTCGGCGGGACCGTCGCGCAAGCAGGACCGGCCGAGCCGATTCCTTGCCTGGACGGGGCTTTCTGCGCCTACCCGCACGTGGAGTACCAGGGTGAACCGCACCGGGCGGAGCTGCGCACGACCGCACTCGAGGAATGCGTCGCGCTGCCACCGCAGCCGGAGACGAAGTCCTTCGTCAACCAGACCGGGAAACCGGTGACGGTGTACCAGGATCCGACCTGCGACACGCACGCGGACTTCTCCACCTATCCGCCCGGATCCTTCGTGCCCCGGTCCGATTACGTCGCGCGTGCCATCAAGGTCTGGTCACGCTGA
- a CDS encoding glycosyltransferase family 1 protein, translating into MSARPTDAAGPNGSPGPVHSADPAVPDGGGRPAKVFVDARWTRTDAHDGISRFGAGLIEALHALHPVTMLIHDERQLALLPEGVPHIKINSPFSVRELVLARRLHALGAEVVFSPMQVIGGFGRRYRLVLTLHDLIYYRHPAPPGFLPSPVRAIWRLYHRAYWPQRLLLNRADAVVTVSETTRRLIRRHRLTKRPVTVVHNAPSEPPEPDRDDAEQVPAGQVRELVYMGSFMPYKDVETLLAGMRSLPGHRLHLLSRIAPAREAELRALVPSGSDVVFWNGIEEEAYRTLLRRAAALVTASRDEGFGLPIIEAMHAGTPVVCSDLDIFREVTGGHARLFPVGDAAAFAAAVREVDDPEQRAELVRGGREQAAGFTWNRSARQLLRVLTPGRSVPEESASERPADDGSA; encoded by the coding sequence ATGAGCGCACGTCCCACCGACGCGGCCGGACCGAACGGTTCGCCAGGCCCCGTCCACTCGGCTGATCCGGCCGTCCCGGACGGAGGTGGGCGGCCCGCGAAGGTGTTCGTGGACGCCCGGTGGACCAGGACCGACGCGCACGACGGGATCAGCCGGTTCGGGGCCGGGCTGATCGAAGCGCTGCACGCCCTGCACCCGGTGACGATGCTGATCCACGACGAACGTCAGCTCGCGCTGCTGCCCGAAGGCGTGCCGCACATCAAGATCAACAGCCCGTTCTCGGTGCGGGAGCTCGTCCTCGCGCGCAGGCTGCACGCGCTGGGCGCCGAGGTGGTCTTCAGCCCGATGCAGGTCATCGGTGGTTTCGGCCGCCGGTATCGGCTCGTGCTCACGCTGCACGATCTGATCTACTACCGGCACCCTGCGCCGCCCGGTTTCCTGCCGTCGCCGGTGCGGGCGATCTGGCGGCTGTACCACCGTGCCTACTGGCCGCAGCGGCTGTTGCTCAACCGCGCCGACGCGGTGGTCACCGTCAGCGAGACGACAAGGCGGTTGATCCGGCGCCATCGGCTCACCAAGCGGCCCGTGACCGTGGTGCACAACGCGCCCTCCGAGCCGCCGGAGCCGGATAGGGACGACGCCGAGCAGGTTCCGGCGGGTCAGGTCCGCGAGCTCGTCTACATGGGTTCGTTCATGCCCTACAAGGACGTGGAGACGTTGCTCGCGGGAATGCGCTCGCTGCCCGGGCACCGCCTGCACCTGTTGAGCCGGATCGCGCCCGCCAGGGAAGCGGAGCTGCGCGCACTGGTGCCGTCCGGTTCGGACGTCGTGTTCTGGAACGGCATCGAGGAGGAGGCGTACCGGACCCTGTTGCGCCGGGCGGCGGCTCTGGTCACCGCTTCGCGGGACGAGGGTTTCGGATTGCCGATCATCGAAGCGATGCATGCCGGAACTCCTGTCGTGTGCAGCGATCTGGACATCTTTCGCGAGGTCACCGGTGGGCACGCCCGGTTGTTCCCCGTTGGTGATGCCGCGGCTTTCGCGGCGGCGGTCCGCGAGGTGGACGATCCCGAGCAGCGGGCGGAACTGGTGCGCGGCGGCCGTGAGCAGGCCGCCGGTTTCACCTGGAACCGATCGGCCCGGCAGTTGTTGCGCGTGCTGACGCCGGGCCGATCCGTGCCGGAGGAGTCGGCATCCGAAAGGCCTGCCGACGATGGATCAGCGTGA
- a CDS encoding alpha/beta fold hydrolase, whose product MTSRPPTPDSAAAPEPVLHPEPRVERIEGSDLHFWIYRPDAGRSPDRRSSGDPGTAMPEPGTGADETGDDPLIVMVHGLRGTHHGLEPIVERLPGRTVVVPDLPGFGDSGPMTDRAHDVAGYAAVIVELIERLGGRERPVVLLGHSFGSMVAAHVVSCDPESVARLVLVNPISTPALHGPRVILSRLTSLYYTLGTALPPRLGRGLLANRLVVRAAGQAMLRTRDPQVRRFVHESHLRHFSRFHSPALLSETYAASVTGTVADYRAALRLPTLLIAGESDEIAPVAGQRELVAGLPDAELVIVPGVGHLVHYETPAAAAEAIDRFLGEA is encoded by the coding sequence ATGACCAGTCGTCCACCCACTCCCGACTCCGCGGCCGCACCGGAACCGGTTCTGCACCCGGAACCGCGCGTTGAGCGGATCGAGGGTTCCGACCTGCATTTCTGGATTTACCGGCCCGACGCCGGCAGGTCCCCGGATCGCCGGAGCTCCGGCGATCCGGGGACCGCGATGCCGGAGCCCGGCACCGGTGCCGATGAAACCGGCGATGATCCGCTGATCGTCATGGTGCACGGGCTGCGCGGCACCCACCACGGACTGGAACCGATAGTCGAACGGCTGCCCGGGCGCACCGTCGTCGTTCCAGACCTGCCTGGTTTCGGGGATTCCGGTCCGATGACCGATCGAGCGCACGACGTCGCCGGGTACGCCGCCGTGATCGTCGAGCTGATCGAACGGCTCGGCGGGCGGGAGCGGCCGGTGGTGCTGCTCGGGCATTCGTTCGGCTCGATGGTCGCGGCTCATGTCGTGTCCTGTGATCCGGAGTCGGTGGCGCGGCTGGTGCTGGTGAATCCGATCTCGACTCCGGCGCTGCACGGGCCGAGAGTGATCTTGTCCCGGCTGACTTCGCTCTACTACACACTGGGCACGGCGTTGCCGCCGCGGCTCGGCCGGGGCCTGCTGGCGAACCGCCTGGTGGTGCGGGCTGCGGGCCAGGCGATGCTCCGGACCCGTGATCCGCAGGTGCGTCGTTTTGTGCACGAGAGCCATTTGCGGCACTTCAGCCGGTTCCACAGCCCTGCGCTGCTGAGCGAGACCTACGCGGCCTCGGTGACCGGCACGGTCGCGGACTACCGCGCGGCGCTGCGCCTGCCGACCTTGTTGATCGCGGGCGAGTCGGACGAGATCGCGCCGGTCGCCGGTCAGCGCGAACTCGTCGCGGGCCTGCCGGACGCCGAATTGGTGATCGTTCCCGGCGTCGGCCACCTCGTGCATTACGAGACGCCGGCCGCCGCCGCTGAGGCGATCGACCGCTTCTTGGGAGAGGCATGA